The following is a genomic window from Crossiella equi.
CGATGTCGCCCTGGCTGGTGGCGCCGTCGCCGAAGTAGGCCACCGCGGCCGCCTCGACGCCGTCGCGCTTGAGGCCCAGCGCGTAGCCGGTGGCGTGCAGGCCCTGGGCGCCGATGATGATCGCCGGGATGGCCATGTTGATGTCGTAGGGGTCCCAACAGCTCAGGCTGGTGCCGCGCCACATGCCGAACACGTCGGCGGGCTTGACGCCCCGGCAGTAGGCCACCGCGTGCTCGCGGTAGCTGGGGAAGACGAAGTCCTCGCGGTGCAGCGCTCGGGCGGAGCCGATCTGCGCGGCCTCCTGGCCCAGCAGCGGCGGCCACAGGCCCAGCTGGCCCTGCCGCTGCAGCGCGGTGCCCTCGGCGTCGATCCGCCGCACGACCACCAGGTCCTCGTACAGCCCGCGCAGCGCCTCGCCGTCGATGTCGGCGATCAGCGCGTCGTAGACGGGGTGCGGCACGCGCTCCCCGGTGGGGGTGAGCAACTGGACCATCTGGTCCGTGATGACGGTCACCGCACGCTCCTCTCTCGGCTCCACTGCCAAGTTGTGGGTCTCACTGTCGATGATTGTGGCCGTTGGCTCAATAGCTGGCGCAAATTGTTTGCCAATGGCACAGTAGCGTGGCGCCGGTCACGTCTGCTGAACCGGTACCGAACCGCTTCCCGGAGGGTCCAGGTGACCAGTTCGCCGTCTTCGACGTCCTTCGACAAACTCGACCTGGCCGTGCTCCGGCTGGTGATGGAACAGCCGCGGGCGGGGGTCCGCGAGTACGCCCGGCTGCTGGGCGTGGCCAGGGCGACGGTGCAGTCCCGGCTCGACCGGCTGGTCAAGGACGGTGCGATCGACGGCTGGGCGCCGCCGCTGTCCCCGGCCGCGCTGGGGTTCCCGGTGCTGGCCTTCGTGCACGTGGACGTCGCCCAGGAGCGGTTCGCGGACGTGCCGAAGCACCTGGCGGAGATCCCGGAGCTGATCGAGGCGTACTCGGTGGCCGGGGAGGGCGACATCCTCTGCCGCGTGGTGGCCAGGGACAACGTGCACCTGGAGGCGGTGATCGAGCGGATGATCAACACGCCCGGGGTGGTGCGCACCCGCACCGAGATCGCGCTCAACCACCGGGTGGCGCACCGGGTGCTGCCGCTGGTGGGGCTGCTGGAGGCGCGGGCCGGGGGTACGTACCGGCCACCGGTCACCAGCGTCGAGGAGTGAGTTGGCCACTGGCCCGGTGCGGGCGACTGTTGGATGGCCAACTGTCTGGGGGCCGACGGTTCGGAGCCCGATGAGCGGCCACCCGACGTTCCAGCGGCGGATGATCGCGCCGCCGATGGTCTGGTGACCAAGGGCCTGCCGTTCAATGACGGAGCCCGTCGCGGCGGACGGGCCGGGGCGACGGGCTCAGGTGTTGGTGGCAGTGGCCAGTGTAGGCCAGGTCGGCCTCAGTCGAGGTCGAGAGTGAACTCCGCCGCGCACGCGGCGGTGCAGGGCCACGGCTGGTTGCACGCGCTGCACCGGTTGTCCGCGCAGTAGTGGCAGCTCAGGGTCTGCACGGCTGCCTGGCGGTAGGAGTCCAGCAAAGTTGACCAGGCGTCTGCTTGGGTCGCCATTGACGATCACACCTTCCCCACTGTGGTGATCCCTCCGTCACAGGATCGCAGGTTGTGACCTGTGTCTCAACAGAACGAGGCCAACAAACGGGTGATGTCGCTTTAACTTTCTTCACAGTTTGTCACTCTGGGTGGCGACCAGGCGTGACCAGCCCGGCAAACGCTGACAGCGGATGTCAGCGAACGGGTCATACCGAGCGGCTCCACCCCTGGACGGAGCCGTCGCCGGTACCGCTGCGTGACCGGGCCGGGGCCGAACAGCCCCCACCCAGGTCCTCGGCGCGACCTGATCGGGTTGTTCACGGGAACCGCGTGCCGTCCGGGCGCGTTCTCCTGGTGTGCAGGGGCTGTGGCTGGTGTTCGCGGGGTCGCCGGAGGCGATGCTGCTGACCACGTTCGTCGTGGTCGCGCTGGTCGGTGCCCTGCTCGCCGCCGTCGTGGCCGCCGGGCTGCGGGTGGCCGACCTCGCGTCCGGGCGGCCCTGGGTGCCCGACCTGCTGGGCCGGATCGCCGACAACCGCTACCTGCGGGCGGTTGATCCCGACGCACCCGGCCGGAGGCGCCCGAGGGCACCCGGCCTGATCCACGTTTTCGCCTGAATTTCCTTTCATCCCAGCGAAATGTGGGTCAACCATGTCGTTCTTCGACGCGCCGGTGCACGGCGCGTACCTCGTCGTGTCCTCGTTGGGGGACCTCCTCGCGCCGGTGGCCGGGTCGCTCGCCACCGCCGGGGCCATCGTGTTGTTCACCCTCGCCGTCCGCACCCTGCTGCTGCCGTTGAGCATCGCCCAGCTCCGGGGTGAGCGGCGGCGCACCGCCTTCCTGGCCAAGGTCGGGGAGCTCAACACCCGTTACCGCGAGCGGCCCAGGGCCCTGGAGCGGGAGCTGGCCAGGGTCCAGGCCGAGGGCGGGGGCTCGCTGTTCGCCGGGCTGCTGCCGAGCCTGTCGCAGGTGCCGTTCTTCCTGGTGATGTACCGGCTGTTCCAGTCCAGCACCGTCGACGGGGCGCCCAACGGGCTGCTCTGGCACGACCTGCTCGGCGCGCCCCTCGGGGAGCGGCTGCTCGGCCTGCTCGGCACGCACCCGCTGGTCGCGGCGGGCCTGGTGGTGCTGCTCGGGCTCACCGCGTTCTGGTCCGGGCAGCTGGCCGCCCGGCGCGGGCAGGACGGCTGGCTGGTGCGCGCCCTGCCCTGCGCCGTGGTGGTCCTCGCGCTGTTCCTGCCCCTGGCCGCCGGGATCTACCTGCTGGTCAGCACCGCCTGGACCATCGCGCAGCGCCAGGTCTACGACCGGCTCGTGCCCGCCTGAGCCGGGAGCACGTGCACGCCGGTGCGGTCGGTGCTCAGGCACAGCGAGCAGACCACGCCCCCGGCCGCGCTGGCGAGCACGTCCGGGCGCTCGTAGGACTGGGCGCACACCTGGCAGTCGTAGCGGGTGGAACTGGGGTTGCCTTCGGTGTCCAGCAGCGGTTCCGGGATGCCGTCGTCGGTGCGGCGCAGGTAGTAGCGGCCCCTGGTCAGCACCGCCACCAGCGGGGTGCAGACCAGGGCCAGCACCACCGCCACCGGCGGCGAGTACGGCTGCACCGCGCTGCCCAGGAGCCCGAAGTAGACGGCGATGGACACCCCGGAGGAGAGCAGGAAGGAGACCACGCCCACCGGGTTCACCGCGTACAGCATGCCCCGGCGGAACTCCGGCACCTTCGGCGAGAGGCCCAGCAGGTGCTTGTTCACCACGATGTCGGTGGCCACCGTGACCACCCAGGCGATCGCGCAGTTGGAGTAGAAGCTCAGCAGGCCGTTGAGGAAGCTGAACATGTCCGCCTCCATCAGCACCAGCGCGATGGCCAGGTTCACCACCACGAACACCAGGCGGCCCGGGTAGCGGCGGGTCAGGCGGGTCACCGAGTTGGTCCAGGCCAGGGAGCCCGAGTAGGCGTTGGTGACGTTGATCTTGACCTGGCTCAGCACGACCAGCAGCAGCGCCAGCGGCACCACCAGCCAGGCGGGCAGCAGCTCGCGGAAGGCGGCGGTGAACTGCTCGATGGGCTCCACGGCGCGGGTCGCGCCCACCGCGTCCAGGATGTGCACGGCCAGGAACACGCCGATCACCTGCTTGGCGGCGCCGAAGAACACCCAGCCCGGCCCGGCCAGCACCACCGAGGCCCACCAGGACCGGCGGTTGGCGGCGGTGCGCGGCGGCATGAAGCGCAGGTAGTCGATCTGCTCGCCGATCTGGGCCATCAGGGACAGGCACACCCCGGCGCCCAGCATCACCGCGGCCGCGCTCACCGCGCCGCCGGAGGTGCCCGGGTGGTCCAGGAACCGTCGCACCGACGAGGGGTCGGCCGCCACCAGGTACACCAGCGGGGCCACGATCAGCACCAGCCACAGCGGGTTGGTCCAGGTCTGGAGGCGGGCCAGGGCGCGCATGCCGTAGACCACGAGCGGGATGACCACCAGCGTGGACACCAGGTAGCCCAGCCACAGCGGCAGCCCGAGGCCGTACCGCAGGCCCTGGGCCATGATCGAGCCTTCCAGGGCGAAGAAGATGAAGGTGAAGCTGGCGAAGATGACGCTGGTCAGCACCGAGCCGTAGTAGCCGAACCCGGAGCCGCGGGTGATCAGGTCCAGGTCGAGGTTGTAGCGCGCGGCGTAGTAGGCCAGCGGGAAACCGGTCGTGAAGATCACCACGGCTGCCACCAGGATGGAGAGCAGGGCGTTGAGCGTGCCGTGGTTGAGGCCGATGCCCGCGCCGATGGAGAAGTCGGCCATGTAGGCCATGCCGCCCAGCGCGGAGCCGCCGACCACCGTGGGGGTCCAGCGGCGGTAGCCGCGCGGGGCGAACCGCAGCGTGTAGTCCTCCAGCGTCTCCCGCGTGGCCGTGGCCACCCGGGCGGGCGCGGTCTGCTCGTCCAGCGTCATGGTGGCCGACGCTAGGAAGCCCCTGTTTCCGGCGCGGGGCGCGGAGGTGACGAACGCGCAACCGCCCAGCCGGGTCGCGGGACCGGCCGGGCGGTGCGGGGAGGTGCGGGGGAGCGTCAGCGGGTGGCGCGGGCCGCCGCGACGATGGTGCTGGCGGTGGCGTCCGGGCGGGAGACCGCGACCGAGTGCGAGGCGTTCACCTCGGTGGTGTGGGCGTGCGCGCGCTCGGCCATGAATCGCTGCGCGGCGGCCGGGATCGCGTTGTCCTGGCGGGCGACCAGGTACCAGGACGGGATCTCCTTCCACGCCGCGGCGGTGGAGGCCTCGCCCAGGGCCGAGCCCGCGATCGGGCGCTGGCTCGCGGCGCCCACGGCGATCTGGGTGCGGGTCAGGTCGGCGGCGAAGACCTCGCGGTAGGCCTCCGGCTTGATGTAGGTGTCGGTGCCGCCGGGGGTGGTGACCACGGTGGTGGTGTCCGGGCCGAGCTTGCCGCCGGGGAACTTCCCGGCCAGCTGGCCGGAGGACTCGCCCACCTCGGGGGCGAACGCGGCGATGTAGACCAGGGCCTTCACGTCCTTGTCCCCGGCCGCGGCCTCGCTGATCACGGTGCCGCCGTAGGAGTGGCCGACCAGCACGACCGGACCCTTGACACTGTCCAGCAGGCCGCGGACGACCTCGGCGTCGTGGTGCGTGCCGCGCAGCTCGTTCGGGGCGGCGATCACCGGGAAACCGTTGCGCTGCAGGCGCTCCACCACGTCGGTCCAGCTGCTCGCGTCGGCGAAGGCGCCGTGCACCAGGACCACGGTGGGCTTGGGGCCCCGGAAGGACTCCTCGGCGCCGGTGGCGGCCGGGACCAGCGTGGCGAGCAGGGCGAGGGTGCCCGCGGCGGCGGCGAAGACCTTGGTGCGCAGGGAGAACTTGCGGGACATGACTTCCTCCGTGGGGGTCGGGGTGGTGCTTCGAGGTCTGCCAGAAAGAACGTTCGTTCTGTCTGGGGAGGACACTACGCACGGCCTGGCCGGGGTGTCAACACCCTCTTGGCCGCGTGCGGTTCACCTGCCGGGACGCGCGGCACCGGCGGGTTTTTCCGGGTGTTGCCACAGAATGCTGGTAAAACCGCTGCTCAGGCCGTTGATGGCGGTAAGTCGGGGTGGCGGGGTCGCGCCACTGGCGCCAAAACGCTCTACCGGCGCGGCTGTGGTCCGCATTACGTTCCGCCCCGGTCGTAGCCCCTGCTGAAAGGACCCCCGACGTGAAACGGATCCCGCTGCGGCGGACGGCGTTAGCCCTGGCGTTTGGTGTCAGCGCGGCCGTCCTGAGCCCCGCCCTGGCGGTCGGCGCCCCCGTCCCCACCCCGGCGCCCACGCCGGTGGAGATCGCCGGGAAGAAGCCCGCGACCCCGATGAAGGTCGACGCGATCGCCGGGCTGCGCGCCTACTTCGTGATCACCGACCCGGCCCAGGTGGCGGCGGGCAAGTCCGCGGTGACGGCCAACGGCGGCACGGTCCACGCCTCCTACGACGCGATCGGCGTCATCGTCGCGCACTCCACCGACACCGGGTTCGCCGCGAAGGTCCGGCAGGCGCAGGGCGTGCAGAAGGTCGGCGCGACCCGCACCTCGGACGTGCCCGCCGCGGCGGCGGACCCGGCCATCCCGCCGTCCCCGTCCCAGGAGGAGCCCACCGCGGCCGAGACCAGCCGCTCGGACATGACCCAGATCGGCGCGGACAAGGCCTGGGAGATCAACCAGGGCTCGGCCTCGGTCACGGTCGGCGTCCTGGACACCGGTGTGGACGACCAGCACTACGACCTGAAGCCGAACTTCGACGCGGGCAAGTCCGCCTCCTGCGCCTACGGCAAGCTCGACACCCGCGAGGGCTCCTGGCGCCCGGTCGGGGACCACGGCACGCACGTCGCGGGCACCATCGCGGCGGCCAAGAACGGCAAGGGCATGGTCGGCGTGGCGCCGGGCGTGAAGATCTCCTCGGTGCGCGTGGCCGAGGCGGGGACCCAGCTGTTCTTCCCGGAGAACACCGTGTGCGCCTTCGTCTTCGCCGGGGACAAGGGCATCCAGGTCACCAACAACAGCTACTACACCGACCCGTGGCTGTTCGCCTGCCCGTCCGACGCCGACCAGGCCGCGATCCTGGAGGGCGTCAAGCGCGCCGTCGCCTACGCCGAGCGCAAGAACTCGCTCACTGTGGCCGCCGCGGGCAACGAGAACTACAACCTGGCCAAGAAGACCACCGACGCCACGAGCCCGAACGACTCGACGCCGGTCAACCGGAACATCACCGACGACTGCCAGAGCCTGCCGACCGAGCTGCCCGGTGTGGTCGTGGTGTCCTCGGTGAACTCCAGCAACGTGAAGTCCTCGTTCTCCAACTTCGGCACCGACAAGATCAACGTCGCCGCGCCGGGTGACAACGTGTACTCCACCGTGCTGGGCGGCCGCTACGGCGCCAAGTCCGGCACCTCGATGGCCTCCCCGCACGTGGCCGGGGTGGCCGCGCTGCTGGCCAGCGTGACCCCGGGCATCTCCACCGCCGACCTGCGCGCCAAGCTCGCCGCGCAGGCCAACGACCTGGCCTGCCCGACCAGCGACACCCGCTGCACCGGCGGCACCCCGAAGAACTCCTTCTACGGCGAGGGCCTCATCGACGCGAAGGAGGCCGTGGAGGGCGCCACCGCCAGCCCGGTCTCGGTGACCAGCCCCGGTGACCAGGCCGGCAAGGTCGGCCAGGCGGTCTCCGTGCAGGTCAAGGCCACCGACTCCGGCGGCAAGAGCCTCACCTACTCGGCCACCGGGCTGCCGGCCGGGCTGGCCATCAACGCGAGCACCGGCGTGATCTCCGGTACCCCGACCACCGCGGGCACCAGCGAGGTCACCGTCACCGCGACCAACGCCGACGGCAAGACCGGCAGCGCGGGCTTCCGCTGGACGGTCACCGGCGCCACCGGCGGCACGGTCACCGTGACCAAGCCCGCCGACCAGTGGGCGTTCGTGAACTGGGCGATCAGCCCGCTGCAGGTCAACGGTTCCAGCACCGCCGGTGGCGCCCTGACCTACTCGGCGAGCGGGCTGCCCGCCGGGCTCGCCATCAGCGCCTCCGGGCGCATCACCGGCACGCCCACCAAGGGCGGCACCTACACGGTGACCGTCACGGCCACCGACGCCGGTGGCGCGAAGGGCA
Proteins encoded in this region:
- a CDS encoding Lrp/AsnC family transcriptional regulator is translated as MTSSPSSTSFDKLDLAVLRLVMEQPRAGVREYARLLGVARATVQSRLDRLVKDGAIDGWAPPLSPAALGFPVLAFVHVDVAQERFADVPKHLAEIPELIEAYSVAGEGDILCRVVARDNVHLEAVIERMINTPGVVRTRTEIALNHRVAHRVLPLVGLLEARAGGTYRPPVTSVEE
- a CDS encoding DUF6412 domain-containing protein, translating into MQGLWLVFAGSPEAMLLTTFVVVALVGALLAAVVAAGLRVADLASGRPWVPDLLGRIADNRYLRAVDPDAPGRRRPRAPGLIHVFA
- a CDS encoding alpha/beta fold hydrolase, which encodes MSRKFSLRTKVFAAAAGTLALLATLVPAATGAEESFRGPKPTVVLVHGAFADASSWTDVVERLQRNGFPVIAAPNELRGTHHDAEVVRGLLDSVKGPVVLVGHSYGGTVISEAAAGDKDVKALVYIAAFAPEVGESSGQLAGKFPGGKLGPDTTTVVTTPGGTDTYIKPEAYREVFAADLTRTQIAVGAASQRPIAGSALGEASTAAAWKEIPSWYLVARQDNAIPAAAQRFMAERAHAHTTEVNASHSVAVSRPDATASTIVAAARATR
- a CDS encoding S8 family serine peptidase, with protein sequence MKRIPLRRTALALAFGVSAAVLSPALAVGAPVPTPAPTPVEIAGKKPATPMKVDAIAGLRAYFVITDPAQVAAGKSAVTANGGTVHASYDAIGVIVAHSTDTGFAAKVRQAQGVQKVGATRTSDVPAAAADPAIPPSPSQEEPTAAETSRSDMTQIGADKAWEINQGSASVTVGVLDTGVDDQHYDLKPNFDAGKSASCAYGKLDTREGSWRPVGDHGTHVAGTIAAAKNGKGMVGVAPGVKISSVRVAEAGTQLFFPENTVCAFVFAGDKGIQVTNNSYYTDPWLFACPSDADQAAILEGVKRAVAYAERKNSLTVAAAGNENYNLAKKTTDATSPNDSTPVNRNITDDCQSLPTELPGVVVVSSVNSSNVKSSFSNFGTDKINVAAPGDNVYSTVLGGRYGAKSGTSMASPHVAGVAALLASVTPGISTADLRAKLAAQANDLACPTSDTRCTGGTPKNSFYGEGLIDAKEAVEGATASPVSVTSPGDQAGKVGQAVSVQVKATDSGGKSLTYSATGLPAGLAINASTGVISGTPTTAGTSEVTVTATNADGKTGSAGFRWTVTGATGGTVTVTKPADQWAFVNWAISPLQVNGSSTAGGALTYSASGLPAGLAISASGRITGTPTKGGTYTVTVTATDAGGAKGTTTFGWRVFG
- a CDS encoding purine-cytosine permease family protein, with translation MTLDEQTAPARVATATRETLEDYTLRFAPRGYRRWTPTVVGGSALGGMAYMADFSIGAGIGLNHGTLNALLSILVAAVVIFTTGFPLAYYAARYNLDLDLITRGSGFGYYGSVLTSVIFASFTFIFFALEGSIMAQGLRYGLGLPLWLGYLVSTLVVIPLVVYGMRALARLQTWTNPLWLVLIVAPLVYLVAADPSSVRRFLDHPGTSGGAVSAAAVMLGAGVCLSLMAQIGEQIDYLRFMPPRTAANRRSWWASVVLAGPGWVFFGAAKQVIGVFLAVHILDAVGATRAVEPIEQFTAAFRELLPAWLVVPLALLLVVLSQVKINVTNAYSGSLAWTNSVTRLTRRYPGRLVFVVVNLAIALVLMEADMFSFLNGLLSFYSNCAIAWVVTVATDIVVNKHLLGLSPKVPEFRRGMLYAVNPVGVVSFLLSSGVSIAVYFGLLGSAVQPYSPPVAVVLALVCTPLVAVLTRGRYYLRRTDDGIPEPLLDTEGNPSSTRYDCQVCAQSYERPDVLASAAGGVVCSLCLSTDRTGVHVLPAQAGTSRS
- a CDS encoding YidC/Oxa1 family membrane protein insertase translates to MSFFDAPVHGAYLVVSSLGDLLAPVAGSLATAGAIVLFTLAVRTLLLPLSIAQLRGERRRTAFLAKVGELNTRYRERPRALERELARVQAEGGGSLFAGLLPSLSQVPFFLVMYRLFQSSTVDGAPNGLLWHDLLGAPLGERLLGLLGTHPLVAAGLVVLLGLTAFWSGQLAARRGQDGWLVRALPCAVVVLALFLPLAAGIYLLVSTAWTIAQRQVYDRLVPA